From the Lolium rigidum isolate FL_2022 chromosome 2, APGP_CSIRO_Lrig_0.1, whole genome shotgun sequence genome, one window contains:
- the LOC124686995 gene encoding expansin-A24-like — protein sequence MTPAPAIAMALLMLACCGLAVAAENAPIKWLRANATFYGGADAAGTMGGACGYDNLYSAGYGTRTAALSTVLFDDGASCGQCYKIACDRKRADPAFCKPGVTVTITATNLCPPNDALPNENGGWCNLPRPHFDMAQPAWEKIGVYKGGIIPVMYQRVPCVRKGGVRFRMVGHDYFNVVIVMNVVGAGSIKSMDIKSSDSNDWLSMSRNWGANWQSGSYLTGKMLSFRITITDGQTIEFNNVVTGGWKFGQTFASKLQFK from the exons ATGACGCCAGCTCCAGCTATCGCAATGGCGTTGCTCATGCTCGCCTGCTGTGGGCTGGCCGTGGCCGCGGAGAACGCACCGATCAAGTGGCTGAGGGCGAACGCGACGTTCtacggcggcgccgacgccgctgGCACCATGG GCGGAGCGTGCGGGTACGACAACCTCTACTCGGCGGGATATGGAACGCGGACGGCGGCGCTGAGCACGGTGCTGTTCGACGACGGCGCCTCGTGCGGGCAATGCTACAAGATCGCCTGCGACCGCAAGCGGGCGGACCCAGCCTTCTGCAAACCCGGAGTCACGGTGACGATCACGGCCACGAACCTCTGCCCGCCTAACGACGCGCTCCCGAACGAGAACGGCGGATGGTGCAACCTGCCGAGGCCGCACTTTGACATGGCGCAGCCGGCGTGGGAGAAGATCGGCGTCTATAAGGGTGGCATCATCCCCGTCATGTACCAGAG GGTTCCATGCGTGAGGAAGGGCGGGGTGCGGTTCAGGATGGTTGGTCACGATTACTTCAACGTAGTCATTGTGATGAACGTCGTAGGCGCTGGTTCGATCAAGTCCATGGATATCAAAAGCTCCGATTCGAACGACTGGTTGTCCATGTCCCGTAACTGGGGCGCAAATTGGCAGTCTGGAAGCTATCTTACCGGGAAAATGCTCTCGTTTAGAATTACTATCACGGATGGGCAGACGATCGAGTTCAACAATGTTGTGACGGGCGGATGGAAGTTTGGACAGACATTCGCGAGCAAATTGCAGTTCAAGTGA